A region from the Canis lupus dingo isolate Sandy chromosome X, ASM325472v2, whole genome shotgun sequence genome encodes:
- the TMEM187 gene encoding transmembrane protein 187 gives MQPESRQALLHVAVASCLCTATVYAGVFDGIFIQVGYEHYAEAPVASLPAFLAMPFNSLINVAYVLLGMYWLRRRARAPGRAVEVWRARYLKDVFASMALVYGPVQWLRIATQLHHAAVLDQWLTLPIFAWPVAWCLSLDRGWEPWLLLAIECLSLGSYGLALLHPYGFEVALGAHIIAVVGQALRTHRRYGSATSGTSLALGTLSCLGFVVLKLCDHRLARWYPFQRLTGHFWSKVCDVLQFHFAFLFLTNLNTGQRLPPEGKVH, from the coding sequence ATGCAGCCCGAGTCCAGGCAGGCCCTCTTGCATGTCGCTGTGGCCAGCTGCCTCTGCACGGCCACCGTCTACGCCGGGGTGTTCGATGGCATCTTCATCCAAGTGGGCTACGAGCACTATGCCGAAGCGCCGGTGGCCAGCCTCCCCGCCTTCCTGGCCATGCCCTTCAACTCCCTCATTAACGTGGCCTACGTCCTCCTGGGGATGTACTGGCTACGGAGACGTGCCAGGGCCCCGGGGCGCGCCGTGGAGGTGTGGAGGGCTCGTTACCTGAAGGACGTCTTTGCCAGCATGGCCCTGGTCTACGGCCCGGTTCAGTGGCTGCGGATCGCGACGCAGCTGCACCACGCCGCCGTGCTTGACCAGTGGCTCACCCTGCCCATCTTCGCATGGCCGGTGGCCTGGTGCCTCTCCCTCGACAGGGGTTGGGAGCCCTGGTTGCTCCTTGCCATCGAGTGTCTCTCTCTGGGCAGTTACGGCCTCGCCTTGCTGCACCCCTATGGCTTTGAGGTCGCGCTGGGCGCCCACATCATAGCTGTCGTGGGCCAGGCCCTGCGTACTCACAGGCGCTATGGCAGTGCCACCTCAGGAACCTCTTTGGCTCTGGGCACGCTCTCCTGCTTGGGCTTCGTGGTCCTCAAGCTGTGTGACCATCGGCTCGCGCGCTGGTACCCCTTCCAGCGGCTCACGGGCCACTTCTGGTCCAAAGTCTGTGACGTGCTCCAGTTCcactttgcatttttgtttctgaCAAATTTAAACACTGGCCAAAGACTTCCTCCTGAGGGGAAGGTGCACTAA